The Daucus carota subsp. sativus chromosome 2, DH1 v3.0, whole genome shotgun sequence genome includes a window with the following:
- the LOC108208974 gene encoding serine/threonine-protein kinase D6PK has protein sequence MQQGMESSTESIGMDGLSIDSPSSTSSMTPEVKLSTSSGSEAITWPSSRLGSYSSKPHAPSKDARWDAVGRFEAEFGQLGLNDLRFIRRVGSGDIGSVYLVEIKGAEGCVFAAKVMDKEELASRCKESRANIEREILEMLDHPFLPALYATLDSDRWSCLLTEFCPGGDLHILRQQQPDRRFNEAAVRFYASEVVVAFEYLHMMGIIYRDLKPENVLIRSDGHIMLTDFDLCLKCDNSTPIALVKDQATLTKNSLPLCTVKQTPLSRILPNCKLPNIYCLRPRRTRRLRPSHHGLIDIVAEPIDTRSMSFVGTHEYLSPEIVSGEGHGNAVDWWTLGIFMYEMFYGVTPFRGVDNEFTLGNIVARAVEFPKEPAMPSSMKDLISQLLTKDPMERMGSTTGAAALKHHPFFQGVNWALLRCTTPPSVPKAVVQQDVEGKKEERVKNNVEYY, from the exons ATGCAACAGGGTATGGAGTCTAGTACAGAGAGCATAGGCATGGATGGTCTTAGCATCGACTCTCCCTCATCGACCTCGTCGATGACTCCAGAAGTAAAACTAAGCACTAGTTCAGGGTCAGAAGCCATCACATGGCCCTCCTCCAGGCTTGGTTCGTACTCGAGCAAGCCTCATGCACCTTCCAAAGATGCACGCTGGGACGCTGTAGGGCGATTTGAAGCTGAATTTGGCCAGCTTGGCCTTAATGATTTGCGGTTCATTCGAAGGGTGGGGAGTGGTGACATTGGAAGTGTGTACCTTGTGGAGATTAAGGGTGCTGAGGGATGCGTTTTCGCGGCTAAAGTGATGGACAAAGAGGAGTTGGCTAGTAGGTGTAAAGAAAGTAGAGCAAATATTGAGAGGGAAATACTGGAAATGTTGGACCATCCGTTTTTGCCAGCACTTTATGCTACACTTGATTCGGATAGATGGTCATGTTTGTTAACTGAGTTTTGTCCTGGTGGCGACCTTCATATTCTCCGGCAACAACAGCCAGATCGCAGGTTTAATGAAGCTGCAGTCAG GTTTTACGCATCAGAAGTGGTTGTAGCCTTCGAATACCTCCACATGATGGGAATCATCTACCGCGATCTAAAACCCGAAAACGTCTTAATCCGATCCGACGGACACATCATGCTAACAGATTTTGACCTCTGCCTCAAATGCGACAACTCAACCCCAATTGCACTCGTCAAGGACCAAGCAACTCTAACCAAAAACTCCCTACCCCTCTGCACAGTCAAACAAACTCCACTCTCCCGTATCCTCCCCAACTGCAAACTCCCCAACATCTATTGCCTACGTCCACGTAGAACCCGTCGCCTTCGCCCTAGCCACCACGGCCTAATCGACATCGTAGCCGAGCCTATCGACACGCGGTCCATGTCATTTGTAGGTACACACGAGTACCTCTCACCCGAAATCGTCTCGGGGGAAGGCCACGGAAATGCAGTGGACTGGTGGACACTAGGAATTTTCATGTACGAGATGTTTTACGGTGTGACACCTTTTAGAGGAGTTGACAATGAGTTCACTCTAGGCAACATTGTGGCTCGAGCCGTGGAGTTTCCGAAGGAGCCTGCAATGCCTAGCTCCATGAAGGATTTGATCAGCCAACTGTTGACTAAAGACCCGATGGAGAGAATGGGGTCCACCACCGGGGCTGCGGCCCTCAAGCACCACCCTTTTTTCCAGGGTGTGAACTGGGCGTTACTGAGGTGTACGACGCCGCCGTCGGTACCGAAGGCGGTGGTGCAGCAGGATGTGGAGGGTAAGAAAGAAGAGAGGGTGAAGAATAATGTGGAGTATTATTAG
- the LOC108208972 gene encoding uncharacterized protein LOC108208972 isoform X2 has protein sequence MSSQRHHSFRNQSPVGDLRLSSRRGEFGNDAFIKRSLSPVSRRGSDGIERRDYGWDLRGCGGLSSRSPRKGGNYGNRSRSPPGEQMRKMMNYGNRSRSPPVDQARKMPSYGNRSRSPQVDQMRNIMSYGRGSRSPQMERMRKMPNYRNRSRSPPVDQMRNMPSYGNRSRSPQIEQMRKMPNYRYRSRSPGVEHMRKMPNYDNRSRSPPIDQSRKIPNYGISSRSPLIDQARKLPNYGVEVLGKDLSLAGMQTMHVPYEFMDVRPDAKAELKNTSRVVREGFDGMLGRETIELEDGTNRGLYRMPADMRRPSENIESSRDISSTSMKMGLDRFNDERIQYPKPLLSEKFIGEKGEKMRFRISDAPCNMPPQSIDITGASQFKDFGNSSSRNTTIDFPTSHWDGLPLTKDSPLTKNEYLRGSAKLPEHMAIGDYRGRRVLDSGRGPEGEHKELSINKKELFSPSRGDHSEYLYDRTSLGDIDVFDSGRDPKTGTDAFSTSRTIPPSYLYPRRGIEGTNDHPSFEMYGRSDRIDYDSRLNMLDSVTQLHDATEYSRRKITNNSLLEYPSPQKLSKGNHIGMNKSSISSQKYMDSVIAQKRKVAREEEILYYDDMNDHDRLLPMSSNYHHSRDADTVYYKERMKSPGFHSETDLHRHPEERIRSLDYHHDREMNRHVRILRNEGEDDHTFDQPHRFIKRRHDTMDEEISWSDYEEIPRNWNSSSRRQYQDDRDEEWTRQHTRSSHSSKRVAYDRDIDRSQRFSDRTDTRRFSKYDDRSLSHEREEHMLERSIKGQRPNDKYYKGYMKPGSVSHYDSYQYSRKNMFPKSQHVWMRSKDGNKVDVQYEDSHSENRETFTRSEPSEDTEEFKQLVINYYLSFTKKLNDNFAVRRRYKEQGRAGSLFCLVCGRSNCRVMYFWNT, from the exons ATGAGTAGTCAGAGGCATCACAGTTTTAGGAACCAGTCTCCAGTTGGTGATTTGAGGTTGAGTAGTCGTCGCGGTGAGTTTGGAAATGATGCGTTTATCAAGAGGAGTTTGAGTCCTGTTTCGAGGAGGGGTAGTGATGGAATTGAGAGGAGGGATTATGGTTGGGATTTACGGGGTTGTGGAGGGTTGAGTTCTAGGTCACCACGGAAAGGGGGGAATTATGGGAATAGGTCGAGGTCTCCGCCGGGAGAGCAGATGCGGAAAATGATGAATTATGGAAATAGGTCGAGGTCTCCGCCAGTTGATCAGGCTAGGAAGATGCCAAGCTATGGAAATAGGTCGAGGTCCCCGCAGGTTGATCAGATGAGGAATATTATGAGCTATGGAAGGGGGTCGAGGTCACCGCAAATGGAGCGTATGAGGAAAATGCCAAATTACAGGAATAGGTCAAGGTCCCCGCCCGTGGATCAGATGAGGAATATGCCGAGTTATGGGAACAGGTCTAGGTCGCCGCAAATTGAGCAGATGAGGAAAATGCCAAACTACAGATATAGGTCGAGGTCACCAGGCGTCGAGCATATGAGGAAGATGCCTAACTATGACAACAGGTCAAGGTCACCGCCGATCGATCAGTCAAGGAAGATACCAAACTATGGAATAAGCTCAAGGTCACCCCTGATTGATCAAGCGAGGAAATTGCCAAACTACGGTGTGGAAGTACTGGGGAAGGACTTATCACTTGCAGGAATGCAGACGATGCATGTTCCCTATGAGTTTATGGATGTCAGGcctgatgccaaagctgaactGAAAAACACATCGAGAGTTGTGAGAGAAGGTTTTGACGGGATGTTAGGTCGGGAAACTATAGAGTTAGAAGATGGAACTAATCGAGGACTTTATAGGATGCCGGCAGATATGAGAAGGCCGTCAGAGAATATTGAATCTTCTAGGGATATTTCATCAACATCAATGAAGATGGGATTAGATCGATTTAATGATGAGAGAATTCAGTATCCCAAACCATTACTCTCAGAGAAATTTATAGGTGAAAAAGGAGAAAAAATGAGGTTTCGTATCAGTGATGCTCCTTGTAATATGCCGCCTCAGTCTATAGATATTACGGGAGCCTCTCAGTTCAAGGATTTTGGAAACTCTTCTTCAAGAAATACAACAATCGATTTCCCTACGTCTCATTGGGATGGTCTGCCACTTACTAAGGATTCACCTTTGACTAAAAATGAATATCTCAGGGGTTCTGCTAAGCTTCCAGAACACATGGCCATTGGTGACTACAGAGGAAGGCGTGTTTTAGACTCTGGAAGAGGCCCTGAAGGAGAACACAAGGAATTGTCTATTAACAAGAAAGAGCTTTTTAGTCCGTCGAGGGGTGATCATAGCGAGTATCTGTATGATAGGACAAGTTTAGGAGACATTGATGTTTTCGACAGCGGAAGAGATCCTAAAACAGGAACTGACGCATTTAGTACAAGTAGGACTATTCCTCCGAGTTATTTATATCCTAGACGAGGGATAGAGGGGACTAATGATCATCCATCTTTTGAGATGTATGGCAGGTCTGATCGAATAGACTATGATTCAAGACTAAACATGCTGGATTCTGTGACACAGCTTCATGATGCTACTGAATACTCTCGCAGAAAAATAACCAATAACAGTTTACTGGAGTATCCTTCTCCGCAAAAGCTTTCAAAGGGAAACCATATTGGTATGAACAAATCGTCAATTTCATCACAAAAGTACATGGACAGTGTAATTGCTCAAAAGAGAAAAGTGGCTAGAGAAGAGGAAATACTGTATTATGATGATATGAATGACCATGATAGACTGTTGCCTATGTCATCAAATTATCATCATTCAAGAGATGCAGACACAGTATATTACAAGGAAAGGATGAAGTCTCCAGGGTTTCATTCCGAAACAGATCTTCATAGGCATCCTGAGGAAAGAATAAGGTCACTGGATTATCATCATGATAGAGAAATGAACAGACATGTTAGAATACTGAGAAATGAAGGCGAGGACGATCACACATTTGACCAACCACACAGGTTCATTAAAAGAAGGCATGATACCATGGATGAGGAAATTTCTTGGTCTGATTATGAAGAAATACCAAGAAACTGGAATAGCTCCAGTAGAAGGCAATATCAGGATGATAGAGATGAAGAATGGACTCGTCAACACACAAGGAGTTCACACTCATCTAAAAGAGTCGCCTATGATCGTGACATTGACAGGTCTCAAAGATTCTCCGACAGGACAGATACACGTCGATTCTCTAAATATGACGATCGATCTTTATCTCACGAACGAGAAGAACATATGTTGGAGCGTTCTATTAAAGGACAGAGACCtaatgataaatattataaagGTTACATGAAACCTGGCTCTGTTAGCCATTATGATTCGTACCAGTATAGTAGGAAAAATATGTTTCCAAAATCGCAACATGTTTGGATGAGAAGTAAAGATGGGAATAAAGTGGATGTGCAGTATGAAGATTCCCATTCAGAAAATCGGGAGACTTTTACAAGGTCTGAACCAAGCGAGGATACCGAGGAATTTAAGCAACTGGTAATTAACtattatttatcttttactAAAAAATTGAATGATAACTTTGCTGTTCGGAGAAGATACAAGGAGCAAGGAAGAGCTGGTAGCTTGTTTTGCCTTGTCTGTGGTAGAAG TAATTGTCGGGTTATGTACTTCTGGAACACATAA
- the LOC108208972 gene encoding uncharacterized protein LOC108208972 isoform X1 encodes MSSQRHHSFRNQSPVGDLRLSSRRGEFGNDAFIKRSLSPVSRRGSDGIERRDYGWDLRGCGGLSSRSPRKGGNYGNRSRSPPGEQMRKMMNYGNRSRSPPVDQARKMPSYGNRSRSPQVDQMRNIMSYGRGSRSPQMERMRKMPNYRNRSRSPPVDQMRNMPSYGNRSRSPQIEQMRKMPNYRYRSRSPGVEHMRKMPNYDNRSRSPPIDQSRKIPNYGISSRSPLIDQARKLPNYGVEVLGKDLSLAGMQTMHVPYEFMDVRPDAKAELKNTSRVVREGFDGMLGRETIELEDGTNRGLYRMPADMRRPSENIESSRDISSTSMKMGLDRFNDERIQYPKPLLSEKFIGEKGEKMRFRISDAPCNMPPQSIDITGASQFKDFGNSSSRNTTIDFPTSHWDGLPLTKDSPLTKNEYLRGSAKLPEHMAIGDYRGRRVLDSGRGPEGEHKELSINKKELFSPSRGDHSEYLYDRTSLGDIDVFDSGRDPKTGTDAFSTSRTIPPSYLYPRRGIEGTNDHPSFEMYGRSDRIDYDSRLNMLDSVTQLHDATEYSRRKITNNSLLEYPSPQKLSKGNHIGMNKSSISSQKYMDSVIAQKRKVAREEEILYYDDMNDHDRLLPMSSNYHHSRDADTVYYKERMKSPGFHSETDLHRHPEERIRSLDYHHDREMNRHVRILRNEGEDDHTFDQPHRFIKRRHDTMDEEISWSDYEEIPRNWNSSSRRQYQDDRDEEWTRQHTRSSHSSKRVAYDRDIDRSQRFSDRTDTRRFSKYDDRSLSHEREEHMLERSIKGQRPNDKYYKGYMKPGSVSHYDSYQYSRKNMFPKSQHVWMRSKDGNKVDVQYEDSHSENRETFTRSEPSEDTEEFKQLVINYYLSFTKKLNDNFAVRRRYKEQGRAGSLFCLVCGRSESKEFTDTRRLATHAFMSHKVGLRTQHLGLHKAICVLLGWKSEVAPNVVTWSPEAISSAETLAQKEDLIIWPPVVVIHDSSTSDHDTTIEALESFIKGKGVSSGKVKIAKRNVIVVKFLSTSSGVQDAEKLHKYFVENKRGRVDFEKLTSSRHKINKVAGKRPEDELDETELYGYMGIAEDLDQVDFDTKKKCSIRSKKEIQDIVDAPVKPE; translated from the exons ATGAGTAGTCAGAGGCATCACAGTTTTAGGAACCAGTCTCCAGTTGGTGATTTGAGGTTGAGTAGTCGTCGCGGTGAGTTTGGAAATGATGCGTTTATCAAGAGGAGTTTGAGTCCTGTTTCGAGGAGGGGTAGTGATGGAATTGAGAGGAGGGATTATGGTTGGGATTTACGGGGTTGTGGAGGGTTGAGTTCTAGGTCACCACGGAAAGGGGGGAATTATGGGAATAGGTCGAGGTCTCCGCCGGGAGAGCAGATGCGGAAAATGATGAATTATGGAAATAGGTCGAGGTCTCCGCCAGTTGATCAGGCTAGGAAGATGCCAAGCTATGGAAATAGGTCGAGGTCCCCGCAGGTTGATCAGATGAGGAATATTATGAGCTATGGAAGGGGGTCGAGGTCACCGCAAATGGAGCGTATGAGGAAAATGCCAAATTACAGGAATAGGTCAAGGTCCCCGCCCGTGGATCAGATGAGGAATATGCCGAGTTATGGGAACAGGTCTAGGTCGCCGCAAATTGAGCAGATGAGGAAAATGCCAAACTACAGATATAGGTCGAGGTCACCAGGCGTCGAGCATATGAGGAAGATGCCTAACTATGACAACAGGTCAAGGTCACCGCCGATCGATCAGTCAAGGAAGATACCAAACTATGGAATAAGCTCAAGGTCACCCCTGATTGATCAAGCGAGGAAATTGCCAAACTACGGTGTGGAAGTACTGGGGAAGGACTTATCACTTGCAGGAATGCAGACGATGCATGTTCCCTATGAGTTTATGGATGTCAGGcctgatgccaaagctgaactGAAAAACACATCGAGAGTTGTGAGAGAAGGTTTTGACGGGATGTTAGGTCGGGAAACTATAGAGTTAGAAGATGGAACTAATCGAGGACTTTATAGGATGCCGGCAGATATGAGAAGGCCGTCAGAGAATATTGAATCTTCTAGGGATATTTCATCAACATCAATGAAGATGGGATTAGATCGATTTAATGATGAGAGAATTCAGTATCCCAAACCATTACTCTCAGAGAAATTTATAGGTGAAAAAGGAGAAAAAATGAGGTTTCGTATCAGTGATGCTCCTTGTAATATGCCGCCTCAGTCTATAGATATTACGGGAGCCTCTCAGTTCAAGGATTTTGGAAACTCTTCTTCAAGAAATACAACAATCGATTTCCCTACGTCTCATTGGGATGGTCTGCCACTTACTAAGGATTCACCTTTGACTAAAAATGAATATCTCAGGGGTTCTGCTAAGCTTCCAGAACACATGGCCATTGGTGACTACAGAGGAAGGCGTGTTTTAGACTCTGGAAGAGGCCCTGAAGGAGAACACAAGGAATTGTCTATTAACAAGAAAGAGCTTTTTAGTCCGTCGAGGGGTGATCATAGCGAGTATCTGTATGATAGGACAAGTTTAGGAGACATTGATGTTTTCGACAGCGGAAGAGATCCTAAAACAGGAACTGACGCATTTAGTACAAGTAGGACTATTCCTCCGAGTTATTTATATCCTAGACGAGGGATAGAGGGGACTAATGATCATCCATCTTTTGAGATGTATGGCAGGTCTGATCGAATAGACTATGATTCAAGACTAAACATGCTGGATTCTGTGACACAGCTTCATGATGCTACTGAATACTCTCGCAGAAAAATAACCAATAACAGTTTACTGGAGTATCCTTCTCCGCAAAAGCTTTCAAAGGGAAACCATATTGGTATGAACAAATCGTCAATTTCATCACAAAAGTACATGGACAGTGTAATTGCTCAAAAGAGAAAAGTGGCTAGAGAAGAGGAAATACTGTATTATGATGATATGAATGACCATGATAGACTGTTGCCTATGTCATCAAATTATCATCATTCAAGAGATGCAGACACAGTATATTACAAGGAAAGGATGAAGTCTCCAGGGTTTCATTCCGAAACAGATCTTCATAGGCATCCTGAGGAAAGAATAAGGTCACTGGATTATCATCATGATAGAGAAATGAACAGACATGTTAGAATACTGAGAAATGAAGGCGAGGACGATCACACATTTGACCAACCACACAGGTTCATTAAAAGAAGGCATGATACCATGGATGAGGAAATTTCTTGGTCTGATTATGAAGAAATACCAAGAAACTGGAATAGCTCCAGTAGAAGGCAATATCAGGATGATAGAGATGAAGAATGGACTCGTCAACACACAAGGAGTTCACACTCATCTAAAAGAGTCGCCTATGATCGTGACATTGACAGGTCTCAAAGATTCTCCGACAGGACAGATACACGTCGATTCTCTAAATATGACGATCGATCTTTATCTCACGAACGAGAAGAACATATGTTGGAGCGTTCTATTAAAGGACAGAGACCtaatgataaatattataaagGTTACATGAAACCTGGCTCTGTTAGCCATTATGATTCGTACCAGTATAGTAGGAAAAATATGTTTCCAAAATCGCAACATGTTTGGATGAGAAGTAAAGATGGGAATAAAGTGGATGTGCAGTATGAAGATTCCCATTCAGAAAATCGGGAGACTTTTACAAGGTCTGAACCAAGCGAGGATACCGAGGAATTTAAGCAACTGGTAATTAACtattatttatcttttactAAAAAATTGAATGATAACTTTGCTGTTCGGAGAAGATACAAGGAGCAAGGAAGAGCTGGTAGCTTGTTTTGCCTTGTCTGTGGTAGAAG CGAATCAAAAGAGTTCACAGACACTCGACGTTTAGCAACCCATGCCTTTATGTCACACAAAGTTGGGTTGAGAACACAACACTTGGGTCTTCACAAGGCAATATGCGTTCTGTTGGGGTGGAAGAGTGAGGTTGCCCCTAATGTTGTTACCTGGTCTCCGGAGGCAATTTCAAGTGCTGAAACATTGGCTCAGAAAGAGGATCTGATCATTTGGCCTCCTGTAGTCGTTATTCATGACAGCTCCACCTCAGATCATGACACAACCATTGAAGCCCTCGAGAGTTTTATCAAAG GCAAAGGGGTCAGCAGTGGAAAAGTCAAGATTGCGAAGCGTAATGTAATAGTGGTGAAGTTTTTGAGCACATCTTCTGGTGTACAAGATGCAGAAAAGCTTCACAAGTACTTTGTGGAGAACAAGCGAGGAAGAGTAGATTTTGAGAAATTAACTTCCAGCAGGCATAAAATTAACAAGGTTGCTGGTAAGAGGCCTGAGGATGAACTGGACGAGACAGAGTTATATGGATATATGGGGATTGCAGAAGACTTGGATCAGGTTGATTTCGATACAAAAAAGAAGTGTTCAATCAGGAGCAAGAAAGAGATTCAGGATATCGTGGATGCCCCCGTCAAACCTGAATAA
- the LOC108206619 gene encoding ferredoxin-thioredoxin reductase subunit A2, chloroplastic, with the protein MIHNSPNIHTNQEPLFSQFITVLKMTSSALFSPTPFLNHQKDCKSLTNFKSLASFTCSCTSVYTHFRNPKERAPKLKIRAIQDSTRTSATTIDDPSVVSATPSEISYTDEENEAMGKVGARVKVKVPLKVYHVPKVSEFDLNGLEGEIKQFVGVWKGKRISANLPFKVQFVVEKIEGRDGPVKFFAHLKEDEFEYLD; encoded by the coding sequence ATGATTCACAATTCACCCAATATTCATACAAACCAAGAACCCCTCTTTTCTCAATTCATAACTGTGCTCAAAATGACATCTTCAGCTCTTTTCTCCCCAACCCCATTTCTAAATCACCAAAAAGATTGCAAATCTTtaacaaatttcaaatctttagCCAGTTTCACTTGTTCTTGTACTTCAGTGTATACCCATTTCAGGAACCCTAAAGAAAGAGCACCCAAATTGAAAATCAGGGCTATTCAAGATTCCACAAGAACATCAGCCACCACAATTGATGACCCATCTGTTGTTTCTGCAACCCCAAGTGAGATTTCATACACTGATGAAGAGAATGAAGCTATGGGGAAAGTTGGAGCTAGGGTGAAGGTGAAAGTGCCCTTGAAAGTTTATCATGTTCCGAAAGTTTCGGAGTTTGATTTGAATGGGTTGGAAGGGGAGATTAAGCAATTTGTTGGGGTTTGGAAAGGTAAGAGAATTTCCGCAAATTTGCCATTTAAAGTTCAGTTTGTGGTTGAGAAAATTGAGGGGAGAGATGGGCCTGTTAAGTTCTTTGCTCATCTTAAGGAAGATGAATTTGAGTATCTTGATTGA
- the LOC108209569 gene encoding uncharacterized protein LOC108209569 yields the protein MPAVGMRRSTRVFGARVLRSGRRLSTAEPGEVWKQQHQTRSAGHVEDDLADIFKDSNSVEGKKLRKEKNGRHNVMVLVDDEPKEMDVDEKTVEGAEGRRWGAVYQRKRKGLNVKDDFGKRYGRQFSRQRVKRRRGSEAVCQVQITRTGVNCFAVFLDSVLSYMSRVNVTSQQLSAFLLSEPICSVYDLHGIHFLQDSTFNARPGVCRIMDSRCSVPMFALDYSALPSVFMFFHTSLLIRSATLPITNGMEVNCDSMSDDEEISSHRTCGFDFIGGETGVAVYSTSERRALPSGAPKSGARTLQLRSVHSRSIQKRRSSLRLRRGRNLSSFIVRKAAVSHPHTAMSLRNSGLPLTSVKSNQEILSPVREISTRNFEELKSMPVATMEDLDASSCHANILVIEADKCYREQGATIALDCSASNQWFFKIKTNGEREFNLMAEKVMRPCTFNRVTRATVWTTDNGWKLEFSNRTDWLIFKRLYKECFDRNVQGPIVSAIPVPCAVEVTSYVDNDYVPFSRPESYIQWKDDELTRVLGRGSPSYDMDSEDEVWLSRYNFENGFDEPISADVFELVISSFEKCLFCVEDEYLDVKAAVDSCTSLGRREVLEAIHNYWMKKRKQKRSALVKVFQCYQPRRSQVLTKAVLRKKRSFNRQASKNGRGKQRTFLEGIAAGRDTVDDQKKNILKVQEAGAAANRSDDLAVFKRKRAQLLMEVADKYTYKATMALRISEAIGQGKSHIDLAKIFLG from the exons ATGCCTGCTGTGGGAATGAGAAGAAGTACACGGGTTTTTGGGGCGAGAGTTCTGCGGTCAGGGAGGCGGTTGAGCACGGCTGAGCCTGGTGAGGTTTGGAAGCAGCAACACCAGACGAGGTCTGCTGGTCATGTGGAGGATGATTTGGCAGACATTTTTAAGGATAGTAATTCGGTGGAGGGTAAGAAGTTGCGCAAGGAAAAGAATGGGAGGCATAATGTGATGGTTTTAGTCGATGATGAACCGAAAGAAATGGATGTTGATGAAAAGACGGTGGAAGGTGCTGAGGGCAGAAGGTGGGGTGCTGTTTATCAGAGGAAAAGGAAGGGATTGAATGTGAAAGATGATTTCGGTAAAAGGTATGGAAGACAGTTTTCTAGACAACGCGTGAAGAGACGTAGAGGAAGTGAAGCTGTTTGCCAAGTGCAAATCACTCGCACTGGTGTCAACTGTTTTGCTGTTTTTCTTGATTCTGTGCTGAGTTATATGAGCAGGGTAAATGTAACATCACAGCAGCTTTCAGCTTTTTTGTTGTCTGAGCCCATCTGCAGTGTTTATGACTTGCATGGCATTCACTTCCTGCAG GATTCTACTTTTAATGCAAGACCCGGAGTCTGTAGGATAATGGATTCCAGGTGTTCCGTACCTATGTTTGCATTGGATTATTCTGCACTTCCATCTGTTTTTATGTTTTTCCATACAAGTTTACTTATTAGATCTGCTACCTTACCCATAACAAATGGCATGGAGGTGAATTGTGATAGTatgagtgatgatgaagaaatTTCATCTCACAGAACCTGTGGTTTCGATTTTATTGGAGGTGAAACTGGGGTCGCAGTATATAGTACTTCTGAGAGGAGGGCGTTGCCCTCGGGTGCTCCCAAATCAGGTGCTAGAACATTACAATTAAGAAGTGTTCATTCTCGTAGCATCCAGAAAAGGAGGAGTTCTCTTAGACTGAGGAGAGGGAGGAATCTTTCATCATTTATTGTGAGAAAAGCTGCTGTCAGCCATCCACATACTGCTATGTCTCTCAGGAATAGTGGACTTCCATTGACCTCTGTGAAATCTAACCAGGAAATTCTTAGCCCTGTTCGTGAAATTTCAACAAGAAACTTTGAAGAACTTAAATCTATGCCGGTGGCAACTATGGAAGATCTTGATGCTTCTAGCTGTCATGCAAATATATTGGTTATTGAAGCAGATAAATGTTATAGGGAACAAGGAGCTACAATTGCCCTGGATTGTTCTGCTTCAAACCAATGGTTTTTTAAAATCAAGACAAATGGTGAAAGGGAATTCAACTTAATGGCAGAAAAGGTTATGAGACCTTGTACTTTCAATAGAGTAACTCGAGCTACAGTATGGACTACTGACAATGGTTGGAAGTTGGAGTTTTCTAATAGGACAGACTGGCTAATCTTCAAAAGACTCTATAAAGAATGCTTTGACCGCAATGTTCAGGGTCCTATTGTTAGTGCCATTCCTGTCCCTTGTGCAGTTGAAGTAACTAGCTATGTTGACAACGATTATGTCCCCTTCAGTAGACCAGAGTCTTACATCCAGTGGAAAGATGATGAACTGACCAGAGTGTTGGGGAGAGGAAGTCCAAGTTATGACATggattctgaggatgaagtatGGTTGAGCAGATATAATTTCGAAAATGGATTTGATGAGCCAATCTCTGCTGATGTTTTTGAGCTGGTTATTAGTTCTTTCGAGAAATGTTTATTCTGTGTTGAAGATGAGTATCTTGATGTAAAAGCTGCTGTTGACAGTTGTACATCTCTGGGAAGAAGAGAGGTTCTCGAAGCCATCCATAATTACTGGATGAAAAAACGAAAGCAGAAACGTTCTGCCCTGGTCAAGGTTTTCCAG TGTTATCAACCAAGAAGAAGTCAAGTTTTAACAAAGGCTGTTCTTCGCAAGAAAAGATCTTTCAATCGACAGGCTAGCAAAAATGGAAGGGGGAAGCAACGAACTTTTCTTGAAG GCATTGCAGCTGGACGAGATACTGTTGATGACcagaaaaaaaacatattaaagGTCCAAGAAGCTGGTGCTGCAGCTAATAGATCAGATGATTTAGCTGTTTTCAAGCGCAAAAGAGCCCAGTTGCTGATGGAAGTTGCAGATAAGTATACTTACAAAGCGACAATGGCCCTCAGAATTTCGGAAGCAATTGGACAGGGGAAATCACATATAGATCTTGCCAAAATATTTCTCGGCTGA